The following are encoded in a window of Cryptococcus gattii WM276 chromosome M, complete sequence genomic DNA:
- a CDS encoding Member of the DEAH family of helicases, putative; Mph1p (Similar to TIGR gene model, INSD accession AAW46805.1) yields the protein MSEDEFGDDSIFLDDSFLRQVDTISAQVTAGSSSWRNDGLRPATAVSRTASHNEVSPRRSQNVHSVGRTFSAPGTISNPLSHHRPAAISRQQAVSKVPLQPSSDDYDLIDIPTESLAAFDAIIANPPKKPSHPSFSGFPPKPSTSALSSRSTSGSSRPSSSSARHPISSNRQDNFHQTHLNWRSESRYTKGKRWDRTQFAKTGRRIISLTGRDKVSGGKGKERESIAPGWGNDAIDEDEFMDDDMGDLLAPAPRDFNAPYGPQKHLPSKATISTYIYPTNHPKRDYQFEIIRNCFLDNTLVALPTGLGKTFVAGVVMLNFYRWFPTGKIVFLAPTRPLVAQQIEACQLSCGIPSRDAAVMTGEGGARKGRERLWEEKRVFYCTPQTLDNDLKNGAVDPQDIVLVVLDEAHKATGNYAYTTIVAYLTAHHPYFRVLALTATPGADVEKVQNVVDALHISRIEIREAEAPEIRKYMNTKHIEKHVVAMSDVIIDFRDRLSALMVPFIKKLVDKDILTERDLDAKRLRPFRITAKKMELGKSGQRWAFGPLGVLDKMARAMSHLLEFSLGMFHSSLDEMVSTSGKSKAGAGGANSIANNFEFQRLQRDVSQELSSIKIGRNGKTGADRHPKMQKALELMLAYFSQAEEEENTLGQKNNTRAMVFCSLRPCVMELVDMFNEHANLLRATKFVGQSNGKDERDKGFNQKEQKKTISEFKAGTFNILVSTSIGEEGLDIGEVDFVVLYDMPRQSIKLLQRIGRTGRKRDGIVHVLMSENREDMNWDTAQQTHRDIQEEILHSRNLELFEDVEPLIPDRKMPECLEQVMPVDPWNPDDPQYKKMMDEGEKELRRMQRAQQPPASRKKKKPLVNEVPLNAKGFTSVRDLLREADKVLLRPDTEEEDAEVDGGKGKGKGKGKAKAKEPAAPKIKHRARKRARTPSPIQTEWESGEDQSMEALFSALEKEDRTGEPSSKRKAPVTKPALVTKRARKFSPDLSIPSLAETESAAKALISTGKPTVDALQAEHGIVSEVDSDNIPVSPPQPALSKVLSPQPPSATPEHDNAMQRKSIQQKRAEAAEKRRLAEARAAEARQRHVQQPLQQQNQQNQQRKEQDQAGLDFFHAEGPLRRGLDPLVDASSSPEKAASSSPQKSRFSSPSKSAIDDEILLPPLPPQRPNSKPNGNKLSPRTAAAAGFSQIDPIDLSWDGDDDDEADAAHWQVSPSHLVRPLLPKTPGSSVNPRLDMPPPPVPSTSRRGILPSSPFAPPSEPRAMSTSVGDTQFPVRRIGMARRRIVLPSPEENNSPVGRAINTYANPSKVQSSGVVDPDSSPMVAVGARRRPGRLRRRIAIDPSSSPVRDEPSGRSNQPHATVGGRERRRQNGRQGGKKKKGPIGNFMDLDAELSGNDSGDTSEHSASSIANSSDLNFADDFAPTQAPKGYNQRAIYLAGLSTQAQGHGLQFKRDMAKEREGFLQRARRPVYITDEEDGGPRRRSSEDEYELGSFIVDDEEDVGFISHSDPLFD from the exons GACTTGATAGACATTCCCACCGAATCACTGGCTGCTTTCGACGCCATCATTGCCAATCCTCCGAAAAAGCCTTCCCATCCCAGTTTCTCTGGTTTCCCTCCGAAGCCCAGCACCAGTGCCTTATCATCTCGCAGTACAAGTGGATCCTCTCGTCCTTCGTCTTCGTCTGCTCGTCATCCTATTTCCTCAAACAGACAGGACAATTTCCATCAAACCCATCTTAACTGGCGCTCCGAGTCCCGATATACCAAAGGCAAACGATGGGATAGGACGCAGTTTGCTAAGACCGGCAGGCGTATCATTTCTTTAACAGGGCGAGACAAAGTCTCCGGAGGcaaagggaaggagagagagagcATAGCTCCTGGTTGGGGAAATGATGCTATAGATGAAGACGAGTTCATGGATGATGATATGGGTGATTTATTGGCTCCTGCACCCAGAGATTTCA ATGCTCCTTATGGGCCTCAAAAGCATTTACCGTCTAAAGCGACAATAAGCACCTACATATACCCCACCAATCATCCTAAGCGAGATTACCAGTTTGAGATTATACGGAATTGCTTTTTAGACAATACTCTCGTTGCTCTTCCGACAGGTTTGGGAAAAACTTTTGTGGCTGGCGTTGTCATGCTAAATT TCTACCGCTGGTTTCCAACTGGCAAAATCGTATTTCTTGCTCCCACACGACCTCTTGTGGCCCAACAAATTGAAGCTTGTCAACTTTCTTGTGGTATACCTAGTAGAGACGCGGCAGTTATGACAGGTGAAGGCGGAGCGAGAAAAGGCCGCGAACGTCTG TGGGAGGAAAAAAGAGTATTTTACTGCACACCGCAAACGCTAGATAATGATTTGAAGAATGGTGCAGTTGATCCGCAGGATATTGTGCTTGTGGTCCTTG ACGAGGCTCACAAAGCCACTGGCAACTACGCCTACACCACGATCGTCGCCTACTTAACGGCCCATCACCCGTACTTTCGTGTCTTGGCTTTGACAGCCACTCCAGGAGCGGATGTGGAAAAGGTGCAGAATGTGGTTGATGCGCTTCATATTTCGAGAATTGAAATTCGAGAGGCCGAAGCACCGGAAATCAGGAAATATATGAACACCAAG CATATTGAAAAACATGTGGTAGCCATGTCGGACGTAATCATTGACTTCCGCGATCGTTTATCTGCACTGATGGTG CCGTTCATAAAAAAGCTTGTCGACAAGGACATCCTCACTGAACGCGATCTTGATGCCAAGCGCCTGCGCCCATTCAGAATTACAGCTAAGAAGATGGAATTGGGTAAGTCGGGGCAAAGGTGGGCCTTTGGACCACTGGGAGTGTTGGACAAAATGGCAAGAGCAATGAGCCACCTT CTGGAATTCTCTCTGGGCATGTTTCATTCCTCTCTTGACGAGATGGTGTCCACTAGTGGCAAGTCGAAGGCAGGCGCAGGCGGTGCGAATAGCATTGCCAATAATTTTGAGTTTCAACGACTTCAAAGGGATGTCTCGCAGGAGCTTAGTTCGATCAAGATCGGAAGAAATGGAAAAACGGGCGCTGATCGCCATCCTAAAATGCAAAAAGCTCTAGAATTG ATGCTTGCATATTTCTCTCAagcagaagaggaagaaaatACTTTGGGTCAAAAAAATAACACTCGAGCCATGGTTTTCTGCTCCTTGAGACCTTGTGTGATGGAACTGGTG GATATGTTCAATGAACACGCTAATTTGTTGAGAGCTACCAAGTTTGTAGGACAGTCAAATGGTAAAGATGAAAGGGATAAGGGCTTCAATCAAAAGGagcagaagaag ACTATTAGCGAGTTCAAAGCGGGCACGTTTAATATCTTAGTTTCAACTTCCAttggtgaagaaggattaGATATTGGCGAAGTCGACTTCGTGGTGCTCTATGATATGCCTAGGCAGTCTATAAAACTT CTCCAACGTATTGGCCGTACTGGCCGTAAACGAGATGGCATAGTTCACGTGCTTATGTCAGAAAACCGAGAAGACATGAACTGGGACACGGCACAACAAACTCATCGCGACATCCAAGAAGAGATCCTTCATTCACGTAACCTAGAGCTGTTCGAAGACGTTGAACCTCTCATTCCTGATCGCAAAATGCCGGAGTGTTTGGAGCAGGTCATGCCTGTTGATCCTTGGAATCCTGATGATCCACAGTACAAAAAGATGATGGATgagggagagaaagaaTTGAGGCGGATGCAAAGAGCTCAACAACCGCCGGCAAGcagaaagaaaaagaagcCATTGGTGAATGAAGTGCCGTTGAATGCTAAAGGTTTCACAAGTGTGCGAGACCTTTTGAGGGAGGCTGATAAAGTGCTATTGAGGCCGGATacggaagaagaggatgcAGAGGTTGATGGCGGCAAAGGCAAAGGCAAGGGTAAGGGCAAGGCGAAAGCAAAGGAACCAGCTGCACCAAAAATTAAGCACAGAGCTAGGAAGAGGGCGAGAACCCCTTCCCCTATTCAAACTGAATGGGAAAGCGGAGAAGATCAAAGCATGGAAGCATTGTTCAGTGCTCTCGAGAAGGAGGACCGTACAGGAGAACCATCATCAAAGAGGAAGGCCCCAGTCACGAAGCCTGCTTTGGTCACGAAACGGGCCCGAAAGTTTTCACCTGATCTTTCAATCCCTTCGTTGGCGGAGACTGAATCTGCTGCGAAAGCACTTATTTCCACCGGAAAGCCTACTGTCGATGCCCTCCAAGCGGAGCACGGTATAGTATCGGAAGTTGACTCTGACAATATTCCTGTGTCGCCTCCACAACCCGCACTTTCAAAAGTTCTATCTCCTCAACCTCCGTCCGCCACTCCGGAGCATGACAATGCAATGCAACGGAAGAGCATCCAGCAGAAGAGAGCAGAAGCGGCAGAAAAAAGACGTTTGGCGGAGGCTAGAGCGGCTGAAGCGCGACAAAGGCACGTACAGCAACCGTTGCAACAGCAAAATCAGCAGAATCAGCAAAGAAAAGAGCAAGACCAAGCAGGACTGGATTTTTTCCATGCTGAAGGACCCTTACGTCGTGGTTTAGATCCCCTCGTAGACGCCTCGTCATCTCCGGAAAAAGCAGCCTCTTCGTCTCCTCAAAAGTCGCGCTTCTCTTCGCCCAGCAAAAGTGCCATCGACGACGAGATTCTATTACCCCCCTTACCTCCTCAACGCCCTAATTCCAAACCCAACGGAAATAAACTATCACCACGAACTGCCGCTGCTGCAGGTTTCAGCCAAATCGACCCCATTGATCTCTCATGGGATGGcgacgacgacgatgaGGCCGATGCTGCCCATTGGCAAGTCTCCCCTTCCCATCTTGTACGTCCCTTATTACCCAAGACCCCTGGTAGCAGTGTGAACCCCAGACTTGATATGCCTCCACCCCCCGTACCATCAACTTCTAGAAGGGGCATATTACCCTCATCGCCTTTTGCTCCCCCTTCGGAACCGAGAGCGATGAGTACATCTGTTGGGGACACACAATTTCCTGTGAGAAGGATAGGCATGGCCAGGAGACGGATCGTCCTGCCTTCTCCTGAAGAGAACAATTCTCCCGTCGGACGAGCTATAAATACTTATGCGAACCCTTCTAAGGTGCAATCATCAGGAGTGGTAGACCCTGATTCTTCTCCCATGGTGGCAGTAGGTGCTCGAAGAAGGCCAGGAAGATTGCGAAGGAGAATAGCAATTGATCCAAGCAGCTCCCCTGTGCGAGATGAACCCAGTGGCAGATCTAATCAGCCACATGCCACAGTCGGTGGcagagaaagaagaaggcaaaatggaagacaaggaggcaagaagaagaagggacCGATAGGGAATTTC ATGGATCTCGACGCTGAGCTTTCTGGAAACGATTCGGGTGATACCTCTGAGCACTCGGCTTCCTCTATCGCCAATTCATCTGATCTCAATTTCGCGGACGACTTCGCTCCCACCCAAGCACCGAAAGGCTACAATCAACGGGCTATATACCTTGCTGGTCTTAGCACCCAAGCTCAAGGCCATGGTCTCCAGTTCAAGAGGGACATGGCCAAAGAACGGGAGGGATTTCTGCAAAGAGCAAGACGACCGGTGTATATTAccgatgaggaagatggagggccaaggagaagaagcagtGAGGACGAGTATGAGCTTGGCAGCTTTATagtggatgatgaagaggacgTAGGGTTCATCT